From a single Brassica napus cultivar Da-Ae chromosome C9, Da-Ae, whole genome shotgun sequence genomic region:
- the LOC125592457 gene encoding keratin, type I cytoskeletal 9-like — MQTRSSGGGSVKKRSFGAGLVKKISYGCGSVKKRNYGCGSVKKRRYDCGSVKKRSYSSMQSSSSGGGSVKKRSSSGGSVKKRSSGGGSVKKRSYGCGSVKKRSNGCGSVKKRRYGCGSVKKRSYGSMQRSCSGGGSVKKRSSGGGSLKKRSSGGGSLKKRSYGGGSLKKISYGGGSMQRSSFGGALVKKRSSGGGSVTIYGMQW; from the coding sequence ATGCAGACGAGAAGCTCCGGTGGTGGCTcggtgaagaagagaagcttCGGTGCTGGCTTGGTGAAGAAGATAAGCTACGGTTGTGGCTCGGTGAAGAAGAGAAACTACGGTTGTGGCTcggtgaagaagagaagataTGATTGTGGCTCAGTGAAGAAGAGAAGCTACAGCTCGATGCAGAGTAGTAGCTCCGGTGGTGGCTcggtgaagaagagaagctcCAGTGGTGGCTcggtgaagaagagaagctcCGGTGGTGGCTcggtgaagaagagaagctaCGGTTGTGGCTcggtgaagaagagaagcaatGGTTGTGGCTcggtgaagaagagaagataCGGTTGTGGCTcggtgaagaagagaagctaCGGCTCGATGCAGAGGAGTTGCTCCGGTGGTGGCTCAGTGAAGAAGAGAAGCTCCGGTGGTGGCTctttgaagaagagaagctcTGGTGGTGGCTCGTTGAAGAAGAGAAGCTATGGTGGTGGCTCGTTGAAGAAGATAAGCTACGGTGGTGGCTCGATGCAGAGGAGTAGCTTCGGTGGTGCCTTAGTGAAGAAGAGAAGCTCCGGTGGTGGCTCGGTGACAATCTACGGCATGCAGTGGTAG
- the LOC125593376 gene encoding uncharacterized protein LOC125593376, with product MSKTSILLPFLLLIIFVSTSQANRQLWDGGLLGSKSGVNRIPGFKGNVDWMNPTHTCTMQGPCRGKKLTCPAECYKSSNVNKEGYKSSSKSGGCTFDCTNKCIASC from the coding sequence atgtcTAAAACATCAATCCTTTTACCTTTTCTTCTCCTAATCATATTTGTCTCTACATCTCAAGCAAATCGTCAACTCTGGGATGGTGGTTTACTCGGATCCAAATCCGGGGTTAATAGGATTCCTGGATTTAAAGGAAATGTAGATTGGATGAATCCAACACATACGTGCACAATGCAAGGACCTTGTCGTGGTAAGAAGCTCACGTGTCCCGCAGAGTGCTACAAATCATCCAACGTTAACAAGGAAGGTTATAAAAGCAGCAGCAAGAGCGGAGGATGTACATTTGACTGTACTAATAAGTGTATCGCCTCTTGTTAA